The Patescibacteria group bacterium region AAAGGTCGACAATAGCGCTATGAGGATTGCCGATGATGTCGGTCGATACCAGCTCTTCCTTAGAAGCCTCAATGAATCCTTTAAAACGCCCCTGGGCGGCCTTGGTCAGGACTTTGTTAACAGCCTCAGCGCTAGTTTTTTTATTTAAAAGATAGACTGTGTCGCATAAAGAGCCGACCGGGCTAGGGACGCGGATCGCTAGGCCGTCAAATTTGCCTTTAAGAGCGGGGATCGTCTCGGAAGCGGCCAGGGCGGCGCCGGTGGTAGTCGGCACGATATTAAGAGCCGCGGCTCGAGCGCGGCGCCAATCCTTATGCGGTCCGTCGACTAGATTCTGGTCAGCGGTATAAGAATGGATAGTGGTCATAAGAGAACGTTTGATTCCGAAAGCCGATTTTATCACTGCCGTCACCGGTGCCAAACAGTTGGTGGTGCAGGAAGCGCAGGACAAGAATTGATCGTGCTTGGAAATCTTGTTTTCATTAACACCTAAGACGATGGTCTTAACCCCTCCTTTCTTGGCTGGGGCGGATAACAGAACCTTCTTAGCTCCGGCTTTCAGATGCAAGCCTAAACCGTCAGCATCAGTAAATTTGCCGGTGCACTCTAACACTAAATCGACGCCTAAATCTTGCCAGGGCAATTGGCTAGGATCTTTGACTGCCAAAACTGGAATCTTTTGATCGCCGACTATCAAGTGGCTCTTATCAGCCCTAACTTTGCGGTCATAGCGGCCATAGCAAGAATCATATTGAAGAAGATGGGTTAAAATCGCCGCTTCACTTAAATCATTGATTGCAACGATACGAAGGTCGGGAAAACGATCGATAATAATCTTAAAAGCGGCCCGACCGATACGGCCGAATCCGTTGATCGCCAAATTAATCTTAGGCATAGAAAATATTAAATTAAATAAATCTTTTTCTTACTAATAATTATAACATATTCCTAGTATAGAAAAAACCCCTAAAAAAGGGGTTGGGGGAGAGACAAAGATCTGGGATCATTTTTTAATTATTAATGATCTGTTTTAATACGGGCCAGGGATCGCGATGGACGAAGAAATCGTAGTGCAGTCCTATTTTGAGCCGAAAGCTCTGATCAACAATTCCGCGCTCACAAGAAGAAAGCATAATAATCTTCAATGCCGGCTTATTAAAGCGCAAATCGGCCAGCCAGACGGCTAAGTGCTTAGGAGGAAAACGATACGGATCAATGATCATGAAATCGTAAGCGCCCTCTTCTACCTGATCACCTGCCTGTTGTAAACTAAAAACTTGTTGGGCCTTGCAATTACAAAGGTTTTCAATTGGCACTGTCAAAGAACAGTTCAGAGGGTCAACCAGCAAAACTCGTTTCATGTTATAGTGTTTTAGTAAATGGTTAAGGAACTATTTATTTTTATTATTCTTATTATGACGATTAAGGTCAACTTCTACTACTAGGTTTCTCTCTCCCTCCTTATCCGGAGGAAATTCAACATTGACCGACTGTTTCAGGATATGATGGCTGACAACAATACCTCTTTTGCCATCAACGTTCACTCTAGTACCTAGAGGGGGTAATTTACCAGCCATGTCTTTATAGCCTTCATATTCATAGGACAAACAACACATCAAGCGGCCGCACATGCCGGAAATACGCTCGCTGCCCCGGTGGACGACTTGCTGGGCTTCAGCCATTTCAGAAGTAATGGAAAAGAAATCTTTAAGAAAGGTTCGACAGCAGAGATGGCCGCCGCAGGGGCCGCAATCGCCCGAAGCACGAGCTTCATCTCTGATACCTATCTGGTTTAAGCGGATGTTACAAGCGAAGTGGGCGGTTAGGTCCTTAACTAAATCACGAAAATCGACTCGACCGTCAGAAATGAAAGCAAAAGTAATCCGGCCGCCAGAATAGGCGAAGTGGACATCGACTAGCTTCATATCCAGATGCAGACGCTCCGCTACCTGCTTGCAATAGGCTAAGGCTTCGGCTTTTCTTGCTTCATCAGGCAGATTGGCAACATCATCATAATTAGCTAGGCGTAAAATCGGCTTCAGTTCCCGCTCGCCGCTCGCTGGCTTCAGTCCAACCACTCTGCCCAACTCTAAACCTAGGTCGGTTTCAACCATCACTATCGAACCGACACTGATATTTAAATCGCTGGGTTTAGAAAAATTATAAACCTTGTCCCAGCTGGCAAATTGAACTTGCACGCTAGACATAATATATAAACTTCACCCCGGATAAAGCCGGGGCAAAGATAGCGTTAAAGATTATAACGGATAAATTGGGAAATACCGGCTCCAGCCAAGATATCTTTGATCTTAAGTTTGTCATCCTTAATAAATTCCTGCTCAAAGAGGCAGACTTCAGTGTAATACTTGGCAACCTTACCTTCGACAATCTTGTCAACCATAGCTTCAGGTTTTCCTTCTTTTAAAAGCTGTTCGCGATAGATTTCTTTTTCTTTATTTAATTCCTCGCTAGGCACCTCCTCAGGTTTGATATATTTAGGATTAGTAGCGGCTATCTGCATTGCCACCTCTTGAGCCAATTCGGCCTTGCCGGCTTGATCCAATGCAACTAAAACTCCAATACGCCCTCCCAAATGAGAGTAAGCGGCCACACTAGCGCCGGAAATGACAGCTATCCGCTTCAAAATCATCTTTTCCCCGATTGTTCCGCTCAGGTTATCTAAATTCTCTTGAACCGTACCTTGAGCCATGTTTAAAGCCAAAAGAGCCTCCAAGCTAGCTGGTTTCTGAGTCTTGATAATTGATAAGACTTCATCGGCAAAAGTTTGGAATTTTTCGTTTCTGGCTACGAAATCGGTCTCTGAATCTAATTCTAAAATATAGCCCTCGTCGCCAGCCTCATTAACAGCAACCTTGATTACGCCTTCGTTGGTTTCACGATCAGTACGCTTGGCGGCCTTAGCAATTCCCTTCTTGCGTAAGACTTCGATTGCCTTATCTAAGTCGCCTCCGGTCTCATCCAAGGCTTTTTTACAATCAACCATGCCAGCTCCGGTTATTTCCCGCAGCTTTTTTATTTGTTCCATATGATTTAAAAGATTGAGATATTATTTAAGCTCTTTTTTCGCTTCGACGATAGCCGCTTTGACTGCGTCTAAAATCAAGGCGATCGTCTTAGTAGCATCATCATTAGCCGGAATCGGATAAGTTACCATTTCCGGATTGACGTTAGTATCACAGATACCGATGATCGGGATATTCTTTTTCCTAGCCTCGGCTACAGCTGTAGCTTCTTCTTTGATATCCCAGACAAATAGGGCGTCAGGTAATTTATTGAGATTGACCAAGCCGCCAACCCTGAGTTCTAATTTTTTTATCTCTCTATCGAAATCTAACTGTTCTTTCTTGGTATATTTATCCAGCTTGCCAGCGGCTTTCTTCTCTACTAAATCAGTATATTTTTTAATCGAACGCTTAACGATGCTGAAGTTAGTCAGGTAACCGCCTAACCACTTGCCGACGATATAAGGCTGTCCGGTTTCTTCAGCCATCTTCTTTAAAGGGGCCTTAACTTGAGGCTTAGTGCCAACGAATAGAATGCTCTTGCCTTCGCCTAACAACTGTTTGATGAAATCCAAAGCTTCCTGGAGCTTTTCCAGGGTTTTGTTCAAATCCAAGATATAAATGCCATTCTTAGAAGTGAAAATAAAAGGCTTCATCTTAGGATGCCAGCGGTTAGTCCGATGGCCGAAATGAGCGCCAGCCTTGAGTAACTCTTCGATTTTTGGTAATTTTGACATATTTTTCTTTTTTACGTCTGTCTTCTCTGCCCTCAATGGGCAAGAAAAATGGAAGACATGATAATTAATTATTACAAAATAGAGGCCGAACCTCTACTCTGATAAGATAAAGGAAATTCTAAATTGTGTCAATATCAGGCTTTAAATAAGCTAAATCTTAGTCTAAAAGGGTGATAAATAAGTCTTCTTTAGGGGCTTGGCGTAAATGGCTAGCGCTATTTATTGAATCGATCTTAATAAAACCGTCCCGATCGATAGCCAGTTTAGAAACCGAAGCCTGATAAATCTCTAAAGACAGGAAGCCGATCACGTCGGCATTCAGTATTCCAGTTAAAACAGTTTTGATGAAGTTACCATGGGTAAACAGGGCCACGCTTTGACCTTTATGGTGCCGATAGATATCGGCGATACAACGTCTGGCTTTAGACTGCATGCGATCTAGGCGGCGATTCAATAAGTCATGATGTTTAAGTTTCTTATTGCGCGTCTTCTCAGACATATTGAAATAAGGGACGCGGTGCCAATCAAGCCAATCGATCTCGTTCAGGCGCTCATCGATATCTACCTTCTTATTAGCTAAGACGGAAAAGACTTGGGCGGTTTCCTTGGCGCGGAGCAATTCGCTCGCGTAAATTTTATCAATCCCCTCGCCCAATAGACGCTTGGCCAATAATTTACTCTGGCTGATACCAAATTTAGACAAAGGAATGTTATGCTCGCCCAAATCTTTCTCTTGGCTATAATCAGGGTTGCCGTGACGGATAAGATAGATAAAGGTATAAGGCTTCCGAGTCTTGGGTTTTAATTTTATATAGGGATTCTTGTACATAAAACTAAGACAAATTGCTTTGAGCAAAATCCCAATTGAGAAGATGGCGCATCAAAGCTTCAAGGTAATCAGGCCGGCGATTCTGATAGTCTAGATAATAAGCATGTTCCCAAACGTCAACCACTAATAAGGGCTTAGAAGTTTTAAGATCAGGCAGATTAGCATTAGCGGTTTTAACGATCTCTAAAACCGTCCCGGTCTTGACTAGCCAGGCCCAGCCGCTGCCGAATTGGGAAGCGGCCGCCGCTTTAAATTCCGTATAAAAATTTTCCAGGGAACCAAAACTAGACTCTACCAAAGCTAGAAGCTCATCCGAAATCTTGGTATCCGGCTTCAAGCTTTGCCAAAAGAAAGCATGATTATAGCTCTGGGCCGCATTATTGAAAATAGCCAACTTATCCGGCTGTCCTGAAGTCGCGGCTATGACCTCTTCTAGGCTTTTGTTTTCTAGGTCGGTTCCAGCCACCAACTTATTAAGATTATCTATATAAGCTTGGTGGTGCTTGCCATAATGAAACTCTAGAGTCCGAGCAGAAATGTGGGGCGCCAAAGCTTCAGGCGCAAATGGTAAACTAGGTAAAGTAAACATAAGATTAAAATTAATTAATTATCTTTTAAAGTATAGCAAAGGCCGGTCTTTATCGCCAGCCTCTCAATCTAAAGCCCCAGGGACCAAGCTTTTAATTGACGCCTTAAGGTCAAATAATTTACTTGGGTTTGGGCTACTAAAGACCAAAAACGCTCGGAATGATTGAATTCCTTAAGGTGGCAAAGTTCATGGACGATGATATAGTCACGCAAAGCCTCAGGCAGATCCAGAAGCCGGACATTGAAATTAAGATTAGCGCGACGTGAACAGCTGCCCCAGCGAGTCGCCTGATTCCTAACCGTCACTTTTTGGTATTTAAAGTTATAGAAGGAATTGAAATAAGCCAAACGGGCATTGATGAGGGCGTGGGCTTCCAGCCGCTTCGCTTGATATGACTTCTGATCAAGCGCCGCCTCCTGGAAACGGGCGGGTTTAGATTCAAGATGCCTGATGACCCAATCCGCTTTGGATAAGATGAATCTTTCCGCTAACTCCAGGCTGACTCGTTTGGGTTTGGTCACCAGTAAATACTGGCCCGGATAAACCGTCAGTCGGAGGCGTCGGGCACGTCCACTTTCCCTTAAAATATAGGGTAAAGACCGGCCTTTGATTACTAAACTCCGATGCGACGCTATCTTTTGCTTCTCTAGAACACGCATCTTATTTCTTGCCGGCTAACTGGCCGCAAGCGGCTGATATCTCCTGGCCTAGACTGCGACGTACGGTGACATTAACCTTATTCTTAACCAGGACAGCTTTAAATTTGTTAACCCGGTCAAGACTAGGAGCCTGGAAGACTCCCGTGGGATTATAGACGACCAGATTAACCATATACAAGGGTTTCTTCATCATTTGTGAAAGCGATTCGGCGTCGGCTTCGGAATCATTGATATCTTTTATCAATAAATACTCAAACATGACTTTACGGCCAGTAAGAGAAATATAGTTGTCCACGGCAGGTAACAGCTGGCGCAGAGGATAGCGGCGATTGGCCGGCATCAAACGGGAACGCAAATCATCGTTGGTCGCATGCAAAGAAATAGCTAGATTCAGCTGCAGAGGTTCATGAGACAGCTTTTTAATGCCTTCGATCACGCCGACGCTAGAGATAGAAATCTTCCGCGCCCCGATATTCAAAGAATCTTGGCTGTTTAAAAATTTGATGGCCTTCAAGACATTATCATAATTCAAAAATGGCTCACCCATACCCATAAAAACCAAATTATCAACTGTTTCCTGTTTAGCCTTGAGATAGCGAGCCCAAAAAATAACCTGCTCGACTATTTCGCCATCTTCCAGATTGCGCTTAAATCCATTTTGTCCGGTGGCACAAAAACGGCAAGCCAAGGGACAGCCGACTTGAGACGACACACAGACCGTATAACGGTCATTGAGTTTCATGAGGACGGTTTCTATCTTATTTCCGTCCTCTAGGGTGATAAGAGCTTTCAGGCTGCCCTGGCGCCAAGACCCCGTAAGTTCAGCTGGTATGTCTAAGCTAACCTCAGACTGCAAACGGTCTTTCAGGTCTTTAGGCAGGTTGCTAACCTGGGACCAATCGCTGATTAATTCCTTAAATACGGCCCGTTCAACTTGGCGATAACGGAAAGCCGGAGCACCATCTAAGATTTTTTTTATCTGATTTAAATCCATAAAATTATTTTTTTTCCAAACGGATCGCGACGATCTCAGAGCGGCTGGTATTCCTTAAAGGCGGTCCCCAGGTGCCCAAGCCACAGGAAACATAAAGGGAAAAATCATGATCCTGATATAGGCCATAATTATAACCTTTATAGACCCATTTAGCGATGAAATTCAAAGGCCACATCTGACCGTTATGAGTATGACCGGCTAGCATCAAGTCGATCCCGGCGGCCTTGGCTTGGGCGATCCTTTTCGGCTCGTGCCACAAGAGGACGCTCGGCATCTTAGCATCATAGCCGACCCGGCTCAAAATTATCTTTTCTAAACTGAGGGAATCTTGCTTGAAATAATTGATACCGATAAATTGCAAGCCTTTCCTCACGATCCTTTCATTATTCAAGACCCTGATATCGCTTTCCCGGAAGATCTCAAACACATTTTTTAGGCCTAGATAAAGGTCGTGATTCCCGATAGCATAGTAGACGCCTTGAGGCGCGCTTAATCTCTTAAAAGGTTCATGGAGCCAAAAGAAATCCGCTTCCATGCCGTCAAACAAGTCTCCGCCGATCAGAACGACGCTAGGATTAAGCTGATTGATGCGGTCGATCGCCCGGTTCAGGAATCTTTGGCGATAAACCGGACCGATATGCACATCGGAAATCAAAACCAGAGTCTTATTCTCCCAATAATCAGGCAGGTCCTTGATTTTAACCGCCAAGCGCCTGATCTTAGGATAGAAGGCATAGGCTATATTAAGAATGGTGAATAAGGTCGATAAAATTAGAAGCAGCCAGGCATAATGAGAGGCATCAAAAAAATGATTCTGGAAACGCCAGACCAACTTCAAAGCAGCCAACGGCGTGATAAACAGGAGGAAATTGAAGAACCAGCCAATCCAGACCATGGAAAATATATAATACCAACGTATAAGTAAATGATCCTTTTTATGGATTAAGAAAGAAGATAAAACAATATTGGCCGGCATGGCCATTAGGAACCACTTCAAGCCATGAATAGCCCAAAGATCCAAATGAAAAATATAGACCGCTAAAGCAAAAACCACGACATGCCCTAAAGACATAATGATAAAACTCAACAAAAAAGCTAAGATTATCAAATGAGTATTTTTTTGGAATGATTTAACTTTCATAAAGACACAACTTAAGCTTTGAAGCTTTTCATTAAGTCCTGATAGAATTCTAGGTTATGGAGGGCGGCCAATCTTTGCCCCAGAGGATCATTCAACTTGAAAAGATGATGAAGATACGCCCGGGAATATTCTCTTAACTCCGGGAGCTTGCTCTTAGGATTAATGGCTTTAAAATCAAGCGCGAACCTAGCGTTATTTATATTTAAATTCTGGCGCGGTAAAAAGAGGCGTCCATGCCTACCCTCCCTCGTCGGAATGACGCAATCGAACATATCCCAACCTAAACGGATGCAGCGCTTAATGTCGCTGGGCGTCCCGACGCCTAAAGCAAAGCGCAACTTGTCGGGCGGAATAAATTCAGCTGTCCGACGCAAGACATTTTCCAAGAATCTGCCTTGGCTATCAACCGGTCTAGCACCGAAACCATAACCGTCAAAACCGATCTTGACCAGTTCGCGAGCGCACTCCTCTCTTAGATCTAATTCTGCCCCGCCCTGAATGACTGCAAACAGAAGAGGGCGCTGGCGCCCGCTCAAAGATCTCTTCTTGAGTTGGCGTTCATACTCCTGTTTACAGCGCTTAGCCCAGGCAATCGTGCGTTTGACTGCTTTGGCCAAATCTTGCCGGCTAAAGTCATTAGGCGGACAATCATCCAAACAAACCATCATATCAACTCCTAGATCAAACTGGATTTGGATGGATTTTTCCGGACTCAATTCGTGATAAGAGCCGTCCAAGGGGGAACGGAAGACGACCTGTTCATCATTAATCTTACCCAGCTTCTTATTCTTATGGATCAAAGAAAAAACCTGGTAACCGCCGCTATCCGACAGGAGCGGACCGGGCCAATTCATGAATTCATGTAAGCCGCCCGCGGCTTTTATAGTCTTTAATCCTGGTTGCAAATACAAATGGAAAGTATTAACCACTAAAGCTGGAACCTGGATAGATTCAAGCTCTTGCTTAGAGATCAGTTTAACTAAAGCCCGAGTCGCGTCCGGCATAAAGAAAGGGGTTGTTAAAACCCCGTGTCTGGTTCTTAATTTGAGAGCTGGCCGCCGCAGCTGGCCGTTTTTTGTTTTGGTCATGAAAATATTAATTACCGACTTGGCCGGAATTATTCAGATTAGCGATATCGTCATCTTCAAGCTTAGTAGTCTTAGCTGAAATAAGCTTAGTAATCTGCCCCTGGGTTTCAATATCCAAGGCTTCAGCGGTCGTGCCGGGGCTAAGGATTAATATCTTATCCAAATCATCATTTCCTGGCTGGATACTGATATTAAAAGCAGCTGAAGCGCGACGGGCTGATAGGGGCAGACGGCCTATCTCCCAAGTCAAGCGACGATTATTGGGATCATAAATTAATGACCCGGTATCTAGACTGCTCTTCTCTTCAAAATTCACATAAGCTGGCAGAGTTACCGATACCTTGCTCCCGCTCAATTCGTGCAAAGAATTGCTCACCGTCCAATAAACCCGGAAGCTAGTTTTAGCGCCGACTTTAGGGGGTAAGGGTCCGCTGCCGACCGGGATATTGTTCTCATCAAAATAGCGTATCTGCTCTGACAAGTCAAAATTACTATTTAGCCTGTTAATGATGGCGTTGCTTTGGCGGTCAGAACTAGCTTCATCCGTGCCGGAACTGAGATTAAACCGCGCCTGGCTATTTAAAGATAAATCTTTACCTAAATCAGAACTTTGGAAATCCTTCAGCTTGATACTAAAGGCGATTTTTCCCGACTGGCCAGGATCCAACGCGCTTAAAGCCGGCAACTGTTCTTTGGTCCAGACTAAGCCGGCGCCGCTCTTCTGCCCCCTTTGCTCATCCTGCAAGCTCGACCAATCGAAAAATTCACCCTGCAAATCGAGCCGAATGTTAACATCATTTAAAGTGGACGCTCCTAGGTTTGAATATTCTATCTCATAATTAAGGGTTTGGCCGAAATTGACCGGACTATCGGCTTTAACGCCGTTAACTGCCAAGGTGAGGTTTAAGTCGCTTTTCATGATCTGTAAATCTAAAGATTTTTCCCAGAAAATTAAGTTGCGTCCGTCGGGGGTCAGCTGCTCCAAAGCAATCATGATAGACTGCTGGTCTTCTAATTTCTCTTTGACTTGATATTTCAGGATGAGATTCTGCTTACTTGATTTTGGCACAGCGCCGCTGATCTGCCACTGGGTGCCGCTGATCTTATTAAGAGCTAGGGGCGGTGGTCCCTGGTTATCGCTGATTGGAGCGTTCTTCTCTTCGCTTTTAGCCAGATCGGTTAAACTAATATTTTCCGGGGCGCTGATGTTTAAAAGAAAATCATTCAGATACACCTGTTCGCCAAAGTTAGTGAAGGTTAATCTGACTTCGCCTATCTGGCCGATCAAAGCGGTATTAAGATAGTTAGCTTCGACCTCGAAACCTAGGCCGCTGATCAAGGTGTTGACACTAGTTTCCTTCTTA contains the following coding sequences:
- a CDS encoding M48 family metallopeptidase, with product MRVLEKQKIASHRSLVIKGRSLPYILRESGRARRLRLTVYPGQYLLVTKPKRVSLELAERFILSKADWVIRHLESKPARFQEAALDQKSYQAKRLEAHALINARLAYFNSFYNFKYQKVTVRNQATRWGSCSRRANLNFNVRLLDLPEALRDYIIVHELCHLKEFNHSERFWSLVAQTQVNYLTLRRQLKAWSLGL
- the tsf gene encoding translation elongation factor Ts; this encodes MEQIKKLREITGAGMVDCKKALDETGGDLDKAIEVLRKKGIAKAAKRTDRETNEGVIKVAVNEAGDEGYILELDSETDFVARNEKFQTFADEVLSIIKTQKPASLEALLALNMAQGTVQENLDNLSGTIGEKMILKRIAVISGASVAAYSHLGGRIGVLVALDQAGKAELAQEVAMQIAATNPKYIKPEEVPSEELNKEKEIYREQLLKEGKPEAMVDKIVEGKVAKYYTEVCLFEQEFIKDDKLKIKDILAGAGISQFIRYNL
- a CDS encoding superoxide dismutase, which encodes MFTLPSLPFAPEALAPHISARTLEFHYGKHHQAYIDNLNKLVAGTDLENKSLEEVIAATSGQPDKLAIFNNAAQSYNHAFFWQSLKPDTKISDELLALVESSFGSLENFYTEFKAAAASQFGSGWAWLVKTGTVLEIVKTANANLPDLKTSKPLLVVDVWEHAYYLDYQNRRPDYLEALMRHLLNWDFAQSNLS
- a CDS encoding histidine phosphatase family protein → MYKNPYIKLKPKTRKPYTFIYLIRHGNPDYSQEKDLGEHNIPLSKFGISQSKLLAKRLLGEGIDKIYASELLRAKETAQVFSVLANKKVDIDERLNEIDWLDWHRVPYFNMSEKTRNKKLKHHDLLNRRLDRMQSKARRCIADIYRHHKGQSVALFTHGNFIKTVLTGILNADVIGFLSLEIYQASVSKLAIDRDGFIKIDSINSASHLRQAPKEDLFITLLD
- the rpsB gene encoding 30S ribosomal protein S2, with protein sequence MSKLPKIEELLKAGAHFGHRTNRWHPKMKPFIFTSKNGIYILDLNKTLEKLQEALDFIKQLLGEGKSILFVGTKPQVKAPLKKMAEETGQPYIVGKWLGGYLTNFSIVKRSIKKYTDLVEKKAAGKLDKYTKKEQLDFDREIKKLELRVGGLVNLNKLPDALFVWDIKEEATAVAEARKKNIPIIGICDTNVNPEMVTYPIPANDDATKTIALILDAVKAAIVEAKKELK
- the ricT gene encoding regulatory iron-sulfur-containing complex subunit RicT; amino-acid sequence: MSSVQVQFASWDKVYNFSKPSDLNISVGSIVMVETDLGLELGRVVGLKPASGERELKPILRLANYDDVANLPDEARKAEALAYCKQVAERLHLDMKLVDVHFAYSGGRITFAFISDGRVDFRDLVKDLTAHFACNIRLNQIGIRDEARASGDCGPCGGHLCCRTFLKDFFSITSEMAEAQQVVHRGSERISGMCGRLMCCLSYEYEGYKDMAGKLPPLGTRVNVDGKRGIVVSHHILKQSVNVEFPPDKEGERNLVVEVDLNRHNKNNKNK
- the gap gene encoding type I glyceraldehyde-3-phosphate dehydrogenase gives rise to the protein MPKINLAINGFGRIGRAAFKIIIDRFPDLRIVAINDLSEAAILTHLLQYDSCYGRYDRKVRADKSHLIVGDQKIPVLAVKDPSQLPWQDLGVDLVLECTGKFTDADGLGLHLKAGAKKVLLSAPAKKGGVKTIVLGVNENKISKHDQFLSCASCTTNCLAPVTAVIKSAFGIKRSLMTTIHSYTADQNLVDGPHKDWRRARAAALNIVPTTTGAALAASETIPALKGKFDGLAIRVPSPVGSLCDTVYLLNKKTSAEAVNKVLTKAAQGRFKGFIEASKEELVSTDIIGNPHSAIVDLLSTKVIGGDLLKVISWYDNEWGYANRLVELGRYWAKK
- the tgt gene encoding tRNA guanosine(34) transglycosylase Tgt → MTKTKNGQLRRPALKLRTRHGVLTTPFFMPDATRALVKLISKQELESIQVPALVVNTFHLYLQPGLKTIKAAGGLHEFMNWPGPLLSDSGGYQVFSLIHKNKKLGKINDEQVVFRSPLDGSYHELSPEKSIQIQFDLGVDMMVCLDDCPPNDFSRQDLAKAVKRTIAWAKRCKQEYERQLKKRSLSGRQRPLLFAVIQGGAELDLREECARELVKIGFDGYGFGARPVDSQGRFLENVLRRTAEFIPPDKLRFALGVGTPSDIKRCIRLGWDMFDCVIPTREGRHGRLFLPRQNLNINNARFALDFKAINPKSKLPELREYSRAYLHHLFKLNDPLGQRLAALHNLEFYQDLMKSFKA
- a CDS encoding metallophosphoesterase, with product MKVKSFQKNTHLIILAFLLSFIIMSLGHVVVFALAVYIFHLDLWAIHGLKWFLMAMPANIVLSSFLIHKKDHLLIRWYYIFSMVWIGWFFNFLLFITPLAALKLVWRFQNHFFDASHYAWLLLILSTLFTILNIAYAFYPKIRRLAVKIKDLPDYWENKTLVLISDVHIGPVYRQRFLNRAIDRINQLNPSVVLIGGDLFDGMEADFFWLHEPFKRLSAPQGVYYAIGNHDLYLGLKNVFEIFRESDIRVLNNERIVRKGLQFIGINYFKQDSLSLEKIILSRVGYDAKMPSVLLWHEPKRIAQAKAAGIDLMLAGHTHNGQMWPLNFIAKWVYKGYNYGLYQDHDFSLYVSCGLGTWGPPLRNTSRSEIVAIRLEKK
- the rlmN gene encoding 23S rRNA (adenine(2503)-C(2))-methyltransferase RlmN, producing the protein MDLNQIKKILDGAPAFRYRQVERAVFKELISDWSQVSNLPKDLKDRLQSEVSLDIPAELTGSWRQGSLKALITLEDGNKIETVLMKLNDRYTVCVSSQVGCPLACRFCATGQNGFKRNLEDGEIVEQVIFWARYLKAKQETVDNLVFMGMGEPFLNYDNVLKAIKFLNSQDSLNIGARKISISSVGVIEGIKKLSHEPLQLNLAISLHATNDDLRSRLMPANRRYPLRQLLPAVDNYISLTGRKVMFEYLLIKDINDSEADAESLSQMMKKPLYMVNLVVYNPTGVFQAPSLDRVNKFKAVLVKNKVNVTVRRSLGQEISAACGQLAGKK